A window from Telopea speciosissima isolate NSW1024214 ecotype Mountain lineage chromosome 8, Tspe_v1, whole genome shotgun sequence encodes these proteins:
- the LOC122672831 gene encoding amidase 1-like — MAAAKADFGAFMEKFVLRPPLTTSTQQLPLNGLTFAIKDIFDVEGYVTGFGHPDWARTHLPAVSTAPVVTALLNAGATSVGKTVLDELAYSLNGENIHYGTPVNPCAPDRIPGGSSSGSAVAVAGNLVDFSLGTDTGGSVRAPAAYCGIYGIRPSHGLVPISGVVPNSQSFDTVGWFARDPVVLNQVARVLLQLPNVEPVQPSHIIVPDDCFQLVSIPSDRVTQVLLKSVEKLFGGQIVRHTNLGDFVKENVPSLKRFLDEANQVESNIPSLMDLSSSMRLLQMYEFKNNHEEWLSSVKPKLGPGTSERVQKALGTTSENIDSCHKIRNELRAALTDLLGDFGVLAIPTVPRPPFKLQTEAVTLENFRARAFSLLSVAGVSGFCQVSIPLGMYDNLPVSVSLVAKHGADGFLLNLVENLHGSLKEQIEIAEGMSF; from the exons ATGGCGGCGGCAAAGGCAGATTTCGGAGCTTTCATGGAGAAATTCGTACTACGTCCTCCACTAACTACTTCTACTCAACAACTACCACTGAACGGCCTTACTTTCGCCATCAAAGACAT ATTTGATGTTGAAGGATACGTGACTGGATTTGGTCATCCGGATTGGGCCAGGACCCACTTACCTGCCGTATCAACTGCTCCCGTTGTTACAGCTCTCTTGAATGCTGGTGCCACATCTGTTGGCAAAACTGTCTTGGATGAATTGGCCTACAG TCTGAATGGAGAAAACATACACTATGGAACACCCGTTAATCCTTGTGCCCCAGATCGGATACCTGGAGGATCTTCAAGTGGATCTGCTGTAGCAGTGGCAGGAAACCTTGTAGATTTCTCCTTAG GCACTGACACTGGAGGAAGCGTAAGAGCCCCTGCAGCTTACTGTGGAATTTATGGGATTCGGCCTTCACATGGTCTTGTTCCTATTAGTGGTGTTGTTCCTAATTCACAAAGCTTTGATACAGTTG GATGGTTTGCAAGGGATCCTGTGGTCTTGAATCAAGTAGCGCGTGTGCTACTGCAATTGCCTAATGTGGAACCTGTACAACCAAGTCACATTATTGTTCCAGATGACTGTTTTCAACTTGTGAGCATTCCCAGTGATCGTGTGACCCAGGTTCTTCTTAAGTCTGTTGAAAAGTTGTTTGGAG GTCAAATTGTTAGGCATACAAACCTTGGTGATTTTGTTAAGGAGAATGTTCCAAGTTTAAAGCGTTTTCTGGATGAAGCCAATCAAGTGGAGTCTAATATACCTTCATTAATGGACCTTTCCAGTTCCATGAGGTTGCTTCAGAT GTATGAGTTCAAAAATAACCATGAAGAATGGCTTAGTTCAGTTAAACCTAAATTAGGTCCAGGCACATCAGAACGGGTACAGAAAGCCCTTGGGACAACAAGTGAAAACATTGACTCCTGTCATAAAATCAGGAATGAACTCCGTGCTGCTCTTACTGACCTGCTTggg GATTTTGGTGTCCTTGCTATTCCTACAGTTCCTAGGCCTCCATTTAAATTGCAAACAGAGGCTGTTACACTTGAAAATTTTCGTGCTAGAGCATTCAGCTTGCTGTCTGTCGCAGGAGTTTCTGGATTTTGCCAG GTTAGTATACCTTTGGGAATGTATGATAACCTTCCGGTGTCAGTGTCTCTGGTGGCCAAGCATGGTGCAGATGGTTTTTTGTTGAATCTTGTTGAGAACCTTCATGGTTCTTTGAAGGAGCAGATTGAAATTGCTGAGGGAATGAGTTTCTGA